One genomic region from Osmerus mordax isolate fOsmMor3 chromosome 4, fOsmMor3.pri, whole genome shotgun sequence encodes:
- the tmem117 gene encoding transmembrane protein 117 gives MEIDARFRYYFQHPWSRLFVAYLVTFCNFLIFAEDPISHSQTEAHMIVVGHCFSFVVSKYPGGGWNVFKVLLWILAIITGLFAGKFIFHRRLFGRYLRLKMFREDHGSWMTMFFSTILFLFIFSHIYNLVLLVAGSMGPYMVTEYMGIRNESFMKIAAVGTWMGDFVTAWMVTDMMLQDQHYPDWGKAARRFWKQGNNRIVLFWTVLISLTSVVVLVISTDWISWDNLNRGFLPSDEVSRAFLASFILVFDLLIVMQDWEFPQFMGDLDMNLPGMSTTQLKFKLPVCKSIFKEEYHIHITGKWFNYGIIFLVLVLDLNMWKNQIFYKPYEYGQYVGPGEKIYTVEEPDTLSTFNRSTLTYRWRSTNVNPVTNLTYVQRDMFLHSRYVGASLDIKCLAFIPSLAAFVLFGFFIWLLGRFQDSETFPESQDKTYERIKRKSPSEYSKEMGLTPEEVNISMSDTRRRSATPMLLSVDGAHFGTTPSTNSTSPISMETQETHPSVGVDSAAQGEPAVSFDVSEPSP, from the exons ATGGAAATTGATGCACGTTTCCGCTACTATTTCCAGCACCCCTGGTCTCGTTTGTTCGTGGCGTACCTCGTGACGTTCTGCAACTTCCTCATCTTCGCAGAGGACCCCATCTCCCACAGTCAGACTGAGGCCCACATGATCGTGGTGGGCCACTGTTTCTCCTTTGTGGTGAGCAAGTACCCAGGCGGAGGATGGAATGTCTTCAAAGTGCTGCTATGGATTCTGGCCATCATCACTGGCCTGTTTGCTGGGAAGTTTATATTCCACCGGCGGCTCTTTG GTCGATATCTGCGTCTGAAAATGTTTCGCGAGGATCACGGCTCCTGGATGACCATGTTCTTCAgcaccatcctcttcctcttcatcttctcACACATCTACAACCTGGTCCTGCTGGTGGCAGGGAGCATGGG gccatACATGGTGACAGAGTACATGGGGATCAGAAACGAGAGCTTCATGAAGATCGCCGCGGTCGGGACGTGGATGGGAGACTTTGTCACGGCTTGGATG GTAACTGACATGATGCTGCAGGATCAGCACTACCCAGACTGGGGAAAAGCtgccagaaggttctggaaacAAGGAAACAACAGGATTGTCCTCTTCTG gACAGTGCTGATCTCCCTGACATCTGTGGTGGTGTTGGTCATCAGCACAGACTGGATCAGCTGGGACAACCTGAACCGGGGCTTCCTGCCTAGCGACGAGGTCTCCAGGGCCTTCCTGGCCTCCTTCATCCTGGTGTTTGACCTACTCATTGTCATGCAG GATTGGGAGTTCCCTCAATTCATGGGTGACCTGGACATGAACCTGCCAGGAATGTCCACCACACAGCTGAAGTTCAAGCTGCCAGTCTGCAAGAGCATCTTCAAAGAGGAGTACCATATCCACATCACAG GTAAATGGTTTAACTACGGTATCATCTTCCTCGTCCTGGTCCTAGACCTGAACATGTGGAAGAACCAGATCTTCTACAAGCCCTACGAGTACGGCCAGTACGTGGGCCCTGGCGAGAAGATCTACACTGTGGAAGAGCCTGACACGCTGAGCACCTTCAACCGGAGCACGCTCACCTACAGGTGGCGCTCCACTAACGTGAACCCCGTCACCAACCTCACCTACGTCCAGCGGGACATGTTCCTCCACAGCCGCTACGTAGGAGCCAGCCTGGACATCAAGTGTCTGGCCTTCATCCCCAGCCTGGCCGCCTTCGTCCTCTTCGGCTTCTTCATCTGGCTGCTGGGGCGCTTCCAGGACAGCGAGACGTTCCCGGAGAGCCAGGACAAGACGTACGAGCGGATCAAGAGGAAGTCGCCGTCGGAATACAGCAAGGAGATGGGGCTCACGCCCGAGGAGGTGAACATATCCATGAGCGACACGAGGAGGCGCTCGGCCACGCCCATGCTGCTCTCGGTGGACGGGGCCCATTTCGGGACGACCCCTTCCACGAACTCCACCTCCCCGATCTCAATGGAGACGCAGGAGACACACCCCAGTGTCGGTGTCGACAGTGCGGCGCAGGGCGAGCCAGCCGTGTCTTTTGATGTCAGCGAACCGTCACCGTGA
- the LOC136942572 gene encoding lysophosphatidic acid receptor 6-like: MIPLLRLNRTLVIDTQVPVLEHLNQSTEFCSQFENGRWYCYILLVLFSFALPVGIVGNIAALFHYTCFWRTGSTSNIFLLNLALCDLAWILMLPFTIYFNLEKPYHRDIQIFCQLKKIFFNVNIYGSVFFLTLISFDRYARTVHPVSSLRWWGVGKAKFCSACTWVAIVLTSIPDSFVTFAVNRPGNATVCMGHLQGPFVYVATTATLRTLLGFALPFGITVVLYVLMLRVLRGLARGKRRGGGKKGVGKPTLLIAGALLVFMVSYAPYHIMIMTEVYMRSHDLITAANSSQLYASFEFSVALSVVGCCLDPVLYILASERFLGRLLDCRRGRYKGLCCRASRRVGVDG, encoded by the exons ATGATTCCACTCCTGCGCTTAAACAGAACGCTCGTTATCGACACACAGG TGCCGGTCCTGGAGCACCTCAACCAGTCCACAGAGTTTTGCAGCCAGTTTGAGAACGGCAGGTGGTACTGCTACATCCTCCTGGTCCTGTTCTCCTTCGCCCTGCCCGTGGGGATTGTGGGTAATATAGCGGCGCTGTTCCACTATACCTGCTTCTGGAGAACCGGCAGCACCAGCAACATCTTCCTGCTCAACCTGGCTTTGTGTGACCTGGCCTGGATCCTCATGCTGCCTTTCACCATCTACTTCAACCTGGAAAAGCCCTACCACAGGGACATCCAGATCTTCTGCCAGCTCAAAAAGATCTTCTTCAACGTCAACATCTACGGGAGCGTCTTCTTCCTCACCCTCATAAGCTTCGACCGCTACGCCCGCACTGTCCACCCCGTCAGCTCTCTCCGGTGGTGGGGTGTGGGTAAAGCCAAGTTCTGCTCTGCTTGCACCTGGGTGGCCATCGTCCTTACCTCCATCCCTGACTCGTTTGTGACCTTCGCCGTCAACCGTCCGGGGAACGCGACGGTGTGCATGGGCCACCTCCAGGGTCCCTTCGTCTACGTCGCGACTACCGCCACCCTCAGGACCTTGCTGGGCTTCGCCTTGCCATTTGGCATCACGGTCGTGCTCTACGTGCTGATGCTGAGGGTGCTACGGGGTCTCGCCAGGGGGAAACGCAGGGGTGGGGGCAAGAAGGGGGTAGGCAAACCCACGCTGCTCATCGCCGGCGCCCTGCTGGTGTTCATGGTGTCCTACGCACCGTACCACATCATGATCATGACCGAGGTCTACATGAGGAGCCACGACCTAATCACAGCAGCCAACAGCAGCCAGCTGTACGCCTCCTTTGAGTTTTCGGTGGCCCTGAGTGTTGTGGGCTGCTGTCTGGACCCTGTGCTGTATATCCTGGCCAGCGAGAGGTTCCTGGGCAGGCTGCTGGACTGCAGGAGAGGCCGCTATAAAGGGCTGTGCTGCAGAGCTAGTAGGAGAGTGGGGGTGGATGGATGA